One Curtobacterium herbarum genomic window carries:
- the glnA gene encoding type I glutamate--ammonia ligase produces MDKQTDFVLRTIEERGIKFIRLWFTDVIGTLKSVAIAPAEVEGAFAEGIGFDGSAIEGLTRSYEADVLAHPDPSTFQILPWRGEIDPTARMFCDITTPDGQPAVADPRNVLKRTLARASDRGFTFYTHPEIEFYLLKDRDWKDGGPKPVDQAGYFDNVPGGSAHDFRRRSVRMLEDLGISVEFSHHEAGPGQNEIDLRYADALTMADNIMTFRTVVKEVAIEQGVYATFMPKPLSGQPGSGMHTHVSLFEGDQNAFYEPGGEYQLSPTAKQFIAGVLKHAPEITAVTNQFVNSYKRLWGGDEAPSFVTWGHNNRSALVRVPLYKPNKGQSARIEYRGIDSAANPYLAYSLLLAAGLKGIEEGYELPAEAEDNVWSLSDSERKALGYSQLPASLDHALSLMEDSELVAETLGEQVFNFVLLNKRQEWKRYRDQVTPFELDTNLGML; encoded by the coding sequence ATGGACAAGCAGACGGACTTCGTGCTCCGCACCATCGAGGAGCGCGGGATCAAGTTCATCCGACTCTGGTTCACCGACGTGATCGGCACCCTCAAGTCGGTCGCCATCGCGCCGGCCGAGGTGGAGGGCGCGTTCGCCGAGGGCATCGGCTTCGACGGCTCCGCGATCGAGGGCCTGACCCGCTCGTACGAGGCCGACGTGCTCGCGCACCCGGACCCCTCGACGTTCCAGATCCTGCCGTGGCGCGGGGAGATCGACCCGACCGCGCGGATGTTCTGCGACATCACGACCCCGGACGGACAGCCCGCCGTGGCCGACCCCCGCAACGTCCTGAAGCGCACGCTGGCCCGGGCGAGCGACCGCGGGTTCACGTTCTACACGCACCCCGAGATCGAGTTCTACCTGCTCAAGGACCGCGACTGGAAGGACGGCGGCCCGAAGCCCGTCGACCAGGCCGGTTACTTCGACAACGTCCCCGGCGGCAGCGCGCACGACTTCCGTCGTCGGTCGGTCCGGATGCTCGAGGACCTCGGCATCTCGGTGGAGTTCAGCCACCACGAGGCCGGCCCGGGGCAGAACGAGATCGACCTCCGCTACGCCGACGCGCTGACGATGGCGGACAACATCATGACGTTCCGCACGGTCGTCAAGGAGGTCGCGATCGAGCAGGGCGTCTACGCGACGTTCATGCCGAAGCCGCTCTCCGGCCAGCCCGGCTCCGGCATGCACACGCACGTGTCGCTCTTCGAGGGCGACCAGAACGCGTTCTACGAGCCCGGCGGCGAGTACCAGCTCTCGCCGACGGCCAAGCAGTTCATCGCCGGTGTGCTCAAGCACGCGCCGGAGATCACCGCGGTGACGAACCAGTTCGTCAACTCGTACAAGCGTCTCTGGGGTGGCGACGAGGCCCCGTCATTCGTGACCTGGGGCCACAACAACCGGTCCGCGCTCGTCCGCGTGCCGCTGTACAAGCCGAACAAGGGCCAGTCCGCCCGGATCGAGTACCGCGGCATCGACTCCGCCGCGAACCCGTACCTGGCGTACTCGCTGCTGCTCGCCGCCGGTCTCAAGGGCATCGAGGAGGGCTACGAGCTCCCCGCCGAGGCCGAGGACAACGTCTGGAGCCTGTCCGACTCGGAGCGCAAGGCACTCGGCTACAGCCAGCTGCCGGCCAGCCTCGACCACGCCCTGTCGCTGATGGAGGACTCGGAGCTCGTCGCCGAGACCCTGGGCGAGCAGGTCTTCAACTTCGTGCTCCTCAACAAGCGCCAGGAGTGGAAGCGGTACCGCGACCAGGTCACCCCCTTCGAGCTGGACACCAACCTCGGCATGCTCTGA
- the ppgK gene encoding polyphosphate--glucose phosphotransferase, which produces MTSLAVGVDIGGTGIKGAIVDTATGELTTERIKKATPEGGKPQDIVEVAKSILDDLSPASDVPVGVCFPAIVRDGKTMSAANVSKKWIGFEAEALFEKELGRSIHFVNDADAAGFAEQQFGAAKGRDGLVIMTTLGTGIGTALINDGVLIVNAELGHLEIEGVDYETKASFAAKERDDLTWKHWAKRLQKYYSRLEALLSPELFVVGGGVSKQYEEFLPLLDLQAEIIPATLRNNAGIIGAATLAARSSR; this is translated from the coding sequence ATGACCTCACTCGCAGTCGGCGTCGACATCGGCGGAACAGGCATCAAGGGCGCGATCGTCGACACGGCGACCGGCGAACTCACCACCGAGCGGATCAAGAAGGCGACCCCGGAGGGCGGCAAGCCCCAGGACATCGTCGAGGTCGCCAAGTCGATCCTGGACGACCTGTCCCCCGCCTCGGACGTCCCGGTCGGCGTCTGCTTCCCGGCGATCGTCCGCGACGGCAAGACCATGTCCGCGGCGAACGTGTCGAAGAAGTGGATCGGCTTCGAGGCCGAGGCGCTCTTCGAGAAGGAGCTCGGCCGCTCCATCCACTTCGTCAACGACGCCGATGCCGCCGGGTTCGCCGAGCAGCAGTTCGGCGCGGCGAAGGGCCGTGACGGGCTCGTCATTATGACGACGCTCGGCACCGGCATCGGCACCGCGCTCATCAACGACGGCGTGCTCATCGTCAACGCCGAGCTCGGGCACCTGGAGATCGAGGGCGTCGACTACGAGACGAAGGCGTCCTTCGCTGCCAAGGAGCGGGACGACCTGACGTGGAAGCACTGGGCGAAGCGTCTGCAGAAGTACTACTCGCGACTCGAGGCACTGCTCTCCCCGGAGCTCTTCGTCGTCGGCGGTGGCGTGTCGAAGCAGTACGAGGAGTTCCTGCCGCTGCTCGACCTGCAGGCGGAGATCATCCCCGCGACACTCCGCAACAACGCGGGCATCATCGGCGCGGCGACCCTGGCGGCACGCAGCTCCCGCTGA
- the map gene encoding type I methionyl aminopeptidase: MPRDEHGHLTAGRISPQRPVPRDVERPEYVGKVEPHEHGLGDSYTPDEVERIRTAGRIASQAIDAVGAAIRPGVTTDELDRIGHEFIVGHGAYPSTLGYRGYPKSLCSSLNEVICHGIPDDTVLQDGDIVNIDITAYKDGMHGDTNRTFVVGQVAPEVQDLVTRTEEAMHRGIRAVAPGRQVNVIGRAIESYAKRFGYGVVRDYTGHGVGRAFHSGLVIPHVDDVRYDTVIEPGMVFTIEPMLTLGGIDADIWADDWTVTTRDRSWTAQFEHTLLVTERGTELLTVS; this comes from the coding sequence ATGCCACGGGACGAACACGGACACCTGACCGCTGGCCGCATCTCCCCGCAGCGGCCCGTCCCGCGGGACGTCGAGCGTCCCGAGTACGTCGGCAAGGTCGAACCGCACGAGCACGGCCTCGGCGACAGCTACACGCCGGACGAGGTCGAGCGCATCCGCACCGCGGGCCGCATCGCCTCGCAGGCCATCGACGCCGTCGGCGCGGCGATCCGCCCGGGCGTCACGACCGACGAACTCGACCGGATCGGCCACGAGTTCATCGTCGGCCACGGTGCCTACCCCTCGACGCTCGGCTACCGCGGGTACCCGAAGTCGCTCTGCTCGTCGCTGAACGAGGTGATCTGCCACGGCATCCCCGACGACACCGTGCTGCAGGACGGCGACATCGTGAACATCGACATCACCGCGTACAAGGACGGCATGCACGGCGACACCAACCGGACCTTCGTGGTCGGGCAGGTCGCGCCGGAGGTCCAGGACCTCGTCACCCGCACGGAAGAGGCGATGCACCGCGGCATCCGCGCCGTCGCCCCGGGCCGCCAGGTGAACGTGATCGGCCGCGCGATCGAGTCGTACGCCAAGCGCTTCGGCTACGGGGTCGTCCGCGACTACACCGGACACGGCGTCGGTCGGGCCTTCCACTCCGGGCTGGTCATCCCGCACGTGGACGACGTCCGCTACGACACCGTGATCGAGCCGGGCATGGTGTTCACGATCGAACCGATGCTGACCCTCGGCGGCATCGACGCCGACATCTGGGCCGACGACTGGACCGTCACCACGCGCGACCGCTCCTGGACGGCCCAGTTCGAGCACACGCTCCTCGTGACCGAACGCGGCACCGAACTCCTCACCGTCTCCTGA
- a CDS encoding zinc ribbon domain-containing protein — translation MKAAPEDQAILLDVQRLDNDITRLAHRISSLQKGEHLTELGTRAAGLRSQLAAATGDVEDAERDLARLESDTATAQARIERDTTLLQSVGNAKDAAGLQNELDSLNRRTNDLETQELEVMETLDRLRARVGDIEKQLADIDAERGRLMGVRDDGIARFEKDRVAAVQSRADVAAKVPADLLALYERQRARYGFGASLLQGGVSTASGVALNNSDLASIRAAAPDDVVLCPDSDAILVRTAESGL, via the coding sequence ATGAAGGCAGCACCCGAGGACCAGGCCATCCTGCTCGACGTCCAGCGACTCGACAACGACATCACCCGGCTGGCACACCGGATCAGCTCCCTGCAGAAGGGCGAGCACCTCACCGAGCTCGGCACCCGGGCCGCCGGCCTGCGCAGCCAGCTCGCCGCCGCCACCGGGGACGTCGAGGACGCCGAGCGCGACCTCGCCCGCCTCGAGTCGGACACCGCCACCGCGCAGGCCCGCATCGAGCGCGACACCACGCTGCTGCAGAGCGTCGGCAACGCCAAGGACGCCGCCGGCCTGCAGAACGAGCTCGACTCGCTGAACCGTCGGACGAACGACCTCGAGACGCAGGAGCTCGAGGTGATGGAGACGCTCGACCGCCTCCGCGCCCGTGTCGGCGACATCGAGAAGCAGCTCGCCGACATCGACGCCGAGCGTGGCCGGCTGATGGGCGTCCGCGACGACGGCATCGCCCGGTTCGAGAAGGACCGCGTCGCCGCCGTCCAGTCCCGCGCCGACGTCGCCGCGAAGGTGCCGGCCGACCTCCTCGCACTGTACGAGCGGCAGCGAGCCCGGTACGGCTTCGGGGCGTCGCTGCTGCAGGGCGGCGTGTCGACGGCGTCCGGCGTGGCGCTGAACAACTCCGACCTGGCCTCGATCCGGGCCGCGGCGCCGGACGACGTCGTGCTCTGCCCGGACAGCGACGCGATCCTGGTGCGGACGGCCGAGTCCGGCCTGTAG
- a CDS encoding Nif3-like dinuclear metal center hexameric protein, which yields MPTLRELQSVVESLWPAAGAESWDSVGLVSGDPDAVVEHVHLAVDAVPDTAREAVAAGADLLLTHHPLLLRGVTTIDESTYKGSVLATLVRGGCALLAAHTNADVVTTGTSAVLADRIGLQEQRPLEPAADGVTGIGRVGVLAEPVPLGVLARRIVDVLPATATGVRVSGEYDRPVRTVALCAGAGDAYLGNPEVRAADVYVTSDLRHHPASEFREQAMVADGPALIDTSHWATEWLWLDVAAEQLRAATGVRVTVSDLRTDPWDFAVLPSAPNEGA from the coding sequence ATGCCGACGCTCCGAGAACTGCAGTCCGTCGTCGAGTCCCTGTGGCCGGCGGCCGGGGCGGAGTCCTGGGACTCCGTCGGCCTCGTCTCGGGTGACCCGGACGCCGTGGTCGAGCACGTCCACCTGGCGGTCGACGCCGTGCCGGACACCGCGCGCGAAGCCGTCGCCGCCGGGGCAGACCTGCTCCTGACCCACCACCCGCTGCTGCTGCGCGGCGTGACCACGATCGACGAGTCCACCTACAAGGGCTCCGTCCTCGCCACCCTCGTCCGTGGCGGGTGCGCGCTCCTGGCGGCCCACACGAACGCCGACGTCGTGACCACCGGCACCTCGGCCGTCCTCGCGGACCGGATCGGCCTGCAGGAGCAGCGTCCGCTCGAGCCCGCAGCCGACGGTGTCACCGGGATCGGACGGGTCGGCGTCCTCGCCGAGCCGGTGCCCCTCGGTGTGCTCGCCCGGCGGATCGTCGACGTCCTGCCCGCCACCGCGACCGGGGTCCGCGTGTCGGGGGAGTACGACCGACCCGTCCGCACCGTCGCCCTCTGCGCCGGCGCCGGTGACGCCTACCTCGGCAACCCCGAGGTCCGGGCCGCCGACGTCTACGTCACGAGCGACCTGCGGCACCACCCCGCCTCCGAGTTCCGCGAGCAGGCGATGGTGGCGGACGGCCCCGCGCTCATCGACACCTCGCACTGGGCGACCGAGTGGCTCTGGCTCGACGTCGCCGCCGAACAGCTGCGCGCCGCCACCGGGGTCCGCGTCACCGTGAGCGACCTCCGCACCGACCCGTGGGACTTCGCCGTCCTGCCATCCGCCCCCAACGAAGGAGCCTGA
- a CDS encoding SPOR domain-containing protein, producing the protein MTDERIESQWWYNDKTGEVEQGLKSTNRHHIGPFATRDEAAHALDRIQSNNERADAADTEG; encoded by the coding sequence ATGACCGACGAGCGCATCGAATCCCAGTGGTGGTACAACGACAAGACCGGCGAGGTCGAGCAGGGCCTCAAGTCGACCAACCGTCACCACATCGGCCCCTTCGCCACGCGTGACGAGGCCGCGCACGCCCTGGACCGCATCCAGTCCAACAACGAGCGCGCCGACGCCGCGGACACGGAAGGTTGA
- a CDS encoding bifunctional [glutamine synthetase] adenylyltransferase/[glutamine synthetase]-adenylyl-L-tyrosine phosphorylase, whose translation MTSRTATSRSQLARLGFADLSGTLERIAALEARPASDLHVPIADAESVWAATADPDGALLALERLIESAPEQLRPVLADAGATERLIRLLGASIGLAEFLQRRPDELALLREPVTPPWSQERYTASLDEAVDGASGETARRRLRVRYRRHLAQIALFDVLHTSPTEAFPDVAAGLADLAGAALDAAVTVARRELPFPAADVAATPLAVIAMGKAGARELNYVSDVDVIFVTEPTEPADGDDAPAISTDRAVLIATRLAIAATHVITDLAAEPALWEVDANLRPEGKDGALVRTLESHVAYYERWAKGWEFQALLKARAIAGSTDLGERYVAAVAPFVWDSSKRPGFVESVQRMRERVTAHIPDAQVDRQLKLGPGGLRDVEFTVQLLQLVHGRDDESVRVRSTLEAMDALASAGYVGRPEAARFGPDYALLRVLEHHIQLRRLQRTHLMPSDEDELRVLARSTRLASSASALQDRWRSVKLEVRGLHERLFYRPMLAAVASTEGEIVLTSNQVRDRLTAIGFADPDGAVTHIRALTQGTTRRAAIQRNLLPVLLRWMAEGPAPDRALLAFRRLSDVLGESSWFLRMLRDSSGAAHSLTTVLSESAFLSGLLERFPEAVAWLDEPETLLRPRPLPALLAETGATTARHGDAVDTAASLLRGVRRRETLRLGMAAVLGHLDVDGLGPALTDVTEATLSGALDLARRDAPEGLEFGVVAMGRYGGRELGFGSDADVLFVYRSSTVPNDVASRASQVVVRELNRLTEDAMYPFDLDIDLRPEGKNGPVVRSFDSYAAYYARWSLTWEAQALLRARGAVGDEQLLRDFEHLADRTRYPAAIEDREVREVRRIKARVESERLPRGADPARHLKLGRGSLSDVEWFVQLLQLQHGRAQPALRTTSTLEALQAATDAGWVAPEDAERLAAAWRFASRTRSALVLWSGRTTDVLPVERTQLEGIARLLEYPPGSASQLEEDYLAVTRRARQVFEREFYGA comes from the coding sequence ATGACCAGCAGGACGGCGACCTCGCGTTCGCAGCTGGCGCGGCTCGGCTTCGCCGACCTGTCCGGCACGCTGGAGCGGATCGCCGCCCTGGAGGCACGCCCCGCGTCCGACCTGCACGTCCCGATCGCGGACGCCGAGTCGGTCTGGGCCGCCACTGCGGACCCGGACGGCGCGCTCCTGGCACTCGAGCGGCTGATCGAGTCGGCGCCGGAGCAGCTGCGGCCGGTCCTGGCCGACGCCGGTGCGACCGAACGGCTGATCCGGCTGCTCGGCGCCTCGATCGGGTTGGCGGAGTTCCTGCAGCGTCGCCCGGACGAGCTCGCCCTGCTGCGCGAGCCGGTGACCCCGCCGTGGTCCCAGGAGCGGTACACCGCGTCGCTCGACGAGGCCGTCGACGGTGCCTCGGGTGAGACCGCCCGTCGCCGTCTGCGGGTCCGCTACCGCCGACACCTGGCGCAGATCGCCCTGTTCGACGTCCTGCACACGTCGCCGACCGAGGCGTTCCCGGACGTCGCCGCGGGCCTCGCCGACCTCGCCGGGGCCGCGCTCGACGCGGCCGTGACGGTCGCGCGTCGTGAGCTCCCGTTCCCCGCCGCGGACGTCGCCGCCACCCCGCTCGCGGTGATCGCGATGGGCAAGGCCGGCGCGCGGGAACTCAACTACGTCAGCGACGTCGACGTGATCTTCGTGACGGAGCCCACCGAGCCCGCCGACGGGGACGACGCACCCGCGATCAGCACCGACCGTGCCGTGCTCATCGCGACCCGGTTGGCGATCGCGGCGACGCACGTGATCACGGACCTCGCCGCCGAACCCGCCCTGTGGGAGGTCGACGCGAACCTCCGCCCCGAGGGCAAGGACGGCGCGCTCGTCCGGACGCTCGAGTCGCACGTGGCGTACTACGAGCGCTGGGCGAAGGGGTGGGAGTTCCAGGCGCTGCTCAAGGCGCGGGCGATCGCCGGTTCGACGGACCTCGGGGAACGCTACGTCGCCGCGGTGGCCCCCTTCGTGTGGGACTCGTCGAAGCGCCCGGGCTTCGTGGAGTCCGTGCAGCGGATGCGGGAGCGGGTGACCGCGCACATCCCGGACGCCCAGGTCGACCGGCAGCTGAAGCTCGGTCCCGGCGGGCTGCGCGACGTCGAGTTCACCGTGCAGCTGCTGCAGCTCGTGCACGGGCGTGACGACGAGTCGGTGCGGGTCCGCTCCACGTTGGAGGCGATGGACGCGCTCGCGAGCGCCGGGTACGTCGGACGGCCGGAAGCGGCACGCTTCGGGCCCGACTACGCCCTGCTGCGGGTCCTCGAGCACCACATCCAGCTGCGGCGGCTGCAGCGCACGCACCTGATGCCGTCCGACGAGGACGAACTGCGGGTCCTGGCACGCTCGACCCGCCTGGCGTCCTCGGCGTCGGCGCTGCAGGACCGGTGGCGTTCGGTGAAGCTCGAGGTCCGGGGCCTGCACGAGCGGCTCTTCTACCGGCCGATGCTCGCGGCGGTGGCCTCGACCGAGGGCGAGATCGTCCTGACGAGCAACCAGGTCCGCGACCGGCTCACCGCCATCGGGTTCGCCGACCCGGACGGCGCCGTCACCCACATCCGGGCGTTGACGCAGGGCACCACCCGGCGTGCGGCGATCCAGCGGAACCTGCTGCCGGTGCTGCTGCGGTGGATGGCGGAGGGGCCCGCTCCGGACCGGGCCCTGCTGGCCTTCCGGCGGCTCAGCGACGTGCTGGGGGAGTCGAGCTGGTTCCTCCGGATGCTCCGCGACTCCTCGGGTGCCGCCCACAGCCTGACGACCGTCCTGAGCGAGTCGGCGTTCCTGTCCGGGCTGCTCGAACGCTTCCCGGAGGCCGTGGCCTGGCTCGACGAGCCGGAGACGCTCCTCAGGCCCCGACCGCTGCCGGCACTGCTGGCCGAGACCGGTGCGACGACCGCGCGGCACGGGGACGCCGTGGACACCGCGGCCTCGCTCCTCCGCGGGGTCCGGCGGCGGGAGACGCTCCGGCTCGGCATGGCCGCCGTGCTCGGCCACCTGGACGTCGACGGCCTCGGTCCGGCGCTCACCGACGTCACCGAGGCGACCCTGAGCGGCGCGCTCGACCTGGCCCGGCGGGACGCGCCGGAGGGCCTGGAGTTCGGCGTCGTCGCGATGGGACGGTACGGCGGGCGTGAGCTCGGGTTCGGTTCGGACGCGGACGTCCTGTTCGTCTACCGGTCCTCGACGGTGCCGAACGACGTCGCGTCCCGGGCGTCACAGGTCGTCGTGCGCGAGCTGAACCGGCTGACCGAGGACGCCATGTACCCGTTCGACCTCGACATCGACCTGCGTCCCGAGGGCAAGAACGGCCCGGTGGTGCGCTCGTTCGACTCGTACGCGGCGTACTACGCCCGCTGGTCGCTCACGTGGGAGGCCCAGGCGCTCCTCCGTGCCCGCGGTGCCGTGGGGGACGAGCAGCTGCTCCGCGACTTCGAACACCTGGCCGACCGCACCCGGTACCCCGCCGCGATCGAGGACCGGGAGGTGCGCGAGGTCCGGCGCATCAAGGCCCGGGTGGAGTCCGAACGGCTGCCCCGCGGCGCCGATCCCGCCCGCCACCTGAAGCTCGGACGCGGCTCGTTGAGCGACGTGGAGTGGTTCGTGCAGCTCCTGCAGCTCCAGCACGGCCGGGCACAGCCGGCGCTCCGGACGACCTCGACGCTCGAGGCGCTGCAGGCCGCGACGGACGCCGGCTGGGTCGCCCCGGAGGACGCCGAACGCCTGGCGGCCGCGTGGCGGTTCGCGTCCCGGACCCGCAGCGCGCTGGTGCTCTGGTCGGGCCGGACGACGGACGTGCTGCCGGTCGAACGGACGCAGCTCGAGGGCATCGCCCGGCTGCTCGAGTACCCGCCGGGGTCGGCGTCGCAGCTCGAGGAGGACTACCTCGCGGTGACACGCCGTGCCCGCCAGGTGTTCGAACGCGAGTTCTACGGCGCCTGA
- a CDS encoding glycosyltransferase family 2 protein — translation MFTFILQIRQMVDGHPEFYLFTVYSLVIWLLWLLKVVLSARYRPFTGTYTGTTSVVVPVVDEPLDLFRDVIGRMVEQRPGEIIVVINGARNEALEAVCDEFAPLVRWTHTPIPGKRNAVKVGTEMSNGDITVLVDSDTVWTPGALEELLRPFADESVGGVTTRQRILEPERSWITRWADWLENSRALYSMPAQSVLGQIGCLPGRTIAFRRNILMRVMDKFMHEKFMGVFLEVSDDRTLTNLTLKEGYRTVYQYTSLVYTDAPLQVKKLFKQQLRWARGSQYNTLRMLPWMLGHAPILAMFFVTDIILPFMLFGVIAGWIYRALTGQGQNLYQGILHQYGFSTGFVYVAGLMVVSSVLSMAIRQMRHLAEKPSDFFRLPMFIIVSTFFLMPIRLIGFFRLAHASGWGTRAGAYAGGPMEEDPAQPQLTGATVPMSPVDRALTSPTGRPADQADVDRAFDELFGPDATTASTSTVLATRRDVATATDRAPQRAAKPARRRLNPYAAIPYLIGIAVFALEAFLIV, via the coding sequence ATGTTCACCTTCATCCTCCAGATCCGCCAGATGGTCGACGGCCACCCCGAGTTCTACCTGTTCACCGTGTACTCACTGGTGATCTGGTTGCTCTGGCTGCTCAAGGTCGTCCTCTCCGCCCGGTACCGCCCCTTCACCGGCACGTACACCGGGACGACGAGTGTCGTCGTGCCCGTCGTGGACGAGCCGCTCGACCTGTTCCGTGACGTGATCGGCCGCATGGTCGAGCAGCGTCCGGGCGAGATCATCGTCGTCATCAACGGCGCCCGGAACGAGGCGCTCGAGGCGGTCTGCGACGAGTTCGCCCCCCTCGTCCGCTGGACCCACACGCCGATCCCCGGCAAGCGCAACGCCGTCAAGGTCGGCACCGAGATGTCGAACGGCGACATCACCGTGCTCGTCGACTCCGACACCGTCTGGACGCCCGGCGCGCTCGAGGAGCTGCTCCGCCCGTTCGCCGACGAGTCCGTCGGCGGTGTCACCACCCGGCAGCGCATCCTCGAGCCCGAGCGCTCCTGGATCACCCGCTGGGCGGACTGGCTGGAGAACTCCCGCGCGCTGTACTCGATGCCCGCGCAGAGCGTCCTCGGCCAGATCGGCTGCCTGCCCGGGCGCACGATCGCGTTCCGCCGGAACATCCTCATGCGCGTCATGGACAAGTTCATGCACGAGAAGTTCATGGGCGTCTTCCTCGAGGTGTCCGACGACCGGACCCTGACGAACCTGACGCTCAAGGAGGGCTACCGGACCGTCTACCAGTACACGTCGCTCGTGTACACGGACGCTCCGCTGCAGGTGAAGAAGCTGTTCAAGCAGCAGCTCCGCTGGGCCCGCGGCTCGCAGTACAACACGCTGCGGATGCTGCCCTGGATGCTCGGCCACGCGCCGATCCTGGCGATGTTCTTCGTGACCGACATCATCCTGCCGTTCATGCTCTTCGGCGTGATCGCGGGCTGGATCTACCGGGCGCTCACCGGGCAGGGGCAGAACCTCTACCAGGGGATCCTGCACCAGTACGGCTTCTCCACCGGCTTCGTCTACGTGGCCGGACTCATGGTGGTCTCCAGCGTGCTGAGCATGGCGATCCGTCAGATGCGGCACCTGGCCGAGAAGCCCTCCGACTTCTTCCGGCTGCCGATGTTCATCATCGTGTCGACGTTCTTCCTCATGCCGATCCGGCTCATCGGCTTCTTCCGCCTGGCCCACGCCAGCGGCTGGGGGACCCGGGCCGGCGCGTACGCCGGTGGACCGATGGAGGAGGACCCGGCGCAGCCGCAGCTCACCGGCGCGACCGTGCCGATGAGCCCGGTGGACCGTGCACTGACGTCCCCGACCGGCCGACCGGCCGACCAGGCCGACGTCGACCGCGCGTTCGACGAACTGTTCGGACCGGACGCGACCACGGCCTCCACCTCGACCGTGCTCGCCACCCGCCGTGATGTCGCCACCGCGACCGACCGTGCCCCGCAGCGTGCGGCGAAGCCCGCACGCCGCCGACTCAACCCGTACGCAGCGATCCCCTACCTCATCGGGATCGCGGTCTTCGCTCTGGAGGCGTTCCTCATTGTCTGA